ACACGTGCGCATCGGTACGGCGGTACTCGGAGTCCGCCCGAAGCTCGGGTAACGTCGCGAAGCAAGTCGGACCACAGCAGAAAATATGGTCATTCCGCCAGGGAGGCGGGGGGACCTCGTGGATCGCGGGCACTTGGTGACACTGCGACATTCGGTAAGGGCGATCCACCACAGAGCGGAGGATTCAGAGAATGGCCGGCGCGATGCGCAAGATGGCGGTCTACCTCGGCCTCGTGGAGGACGATGGCTACGACGGCCGGGGCTTCGACCCCGACGACGACTTCGAACCCGAGCTGGAGCCGGAGCCCGAGCGCGACCGGCGCCATCACCAGCCCCCGCGCCAGGTGGAGCGGGAGGAACCGGTGCGCGTGGTCGCGCCCCCCGCACCCCGTGAGCCGGTGTCCCATTCTGTCCCGGTACTCGCCGAGAGTGGGCGTCCGGCCCGAATTGCCCCCGTGGCATCCATCACACCCGAACGTCCCAGCCTGGAGAAGAACGCACCGGTGATCATGCCCAAGGTCGTGTCCGAGCGGGAGCCCTACCGCATCACCACGCTGCACCCGCGGACCTACAACGAGGCCCGTACCATCGGGGAACACTTCCGTGAGGGCACTCCGGTGATCATGAACCTCACGGAGATGGACGACACCGACGCGAAGCGACTTGTCGACTTTGCCGCCGGTCTCGTCTTCGGGCTCCATGGCAGCATTGAGCGCGTGACGCAGAAGGTGTTCCTGTTGTCGCCTGCTAACGTCGATGTCACGGCGGAGGACAAGGCCCGCATCGCAGAGGGCGGATTCTTCAACCAGAGCTGAGAACACGAGACCGAGAACGACCCGGCCGCGAGGCCGGACAAGCGAGAGCCAGGGGAGAGGGAAGCGCGGGATGGGCGTCGCACTACAGGTGGTCTACATCGCGCTGATGTGCTTCCTTGTCCTCCTGATCTTCCGGCTGGTCATGGACTACGTCTTCCAGTTCGCCCGTTCATGGCAACCCGGTAAGGCGATGGTGGTCGTTCTGGAGGCCACCTACACTGTCACCGATCCACCGCTCAAGCTCCTGCGGCGGCTCATCCCGCCGCTGCGTCTCGGGGGCGTGGCACTCGACCTGTCCTTCTTCGTTCTGATGATCATCGTCTACATCCTGATCTCCATCGTGAGCGGCTTCGCGAGGTGATGGTGGAGGGAAATGTGGACGATACGGTCTTGCCGACTGCCGACGACTACGTAGAGGTGAAGAAGAGATGCCGCTGACCCCCGAGGACGTGCGGAACAAGCAGTTCACGACCGTCCGCCTTCGAGAAGGCTATGACGAGGACGAGGTCGATGCCTTCCTCGACGAGGTCGAAGCCGAACTGACGCGACTGCTCCGCGAGAACGAGGACCTGCGCGCCAAGCTGGCCGCCGCGACCCGTGCCGCCGCGCAGAACCAGCAGCAGCAGAGCATGCGCAAGCCCCCGGAGCAGCAGGACCGTCCCGTCGGTCCCGGCGCCCCGGTGCCCGCCGCCATATCCGGACCGCCGGCCCAGCAGCAGCCCCCGCAGATGGGCCCGCCGCAGCTGCCGTCCGGTGCCCCCGCGCTTCCGGCCGGTCCCATGCAGGGCGGCCCGATGCAGGGTGGCCCCATGCAGGGCGGTCCGATGGGCCCCGGCCCGATGCAGGGCGGCCCGATGGGTCCCGGCCCGATGCAGGGCGGTCCCATGCAGGGCGGCCCCATGGGTCACCCGCAGCAGCAGATGCAGCCCATGCAGCCGGCCCAGGGCCCGGGTGGCGACAGCGCCGCGCGTGTCCTCTCGCTGGCCCAGCAGACCGCCGACCAGGCGATCGCGGAGGCCCGTTCCGAGGCCAACAAGATCGTCGGCGAGGCGCGCTCGCGCGCCGAGGGCCTGGAGCGGGACGCCCGCGCCAAGGCCGACGCCCTGGAGCGGGACGCGCAGGAGAAGCACCGCGTCGCGATGGGCTCCCTGGAGTCCGCCCGCGCGACCCTCGAGCGCAAGGTCGAGGACCTGCGGGGCTTCGAGCGGGAGTACCGGACCCGCCTGAAGTCGTACCTGGAGTCGCAGCTGCGTCAGCTGGAGACCCAGGCCGACGACTCGCTGGCCCCGGCGCGTACGCCCGCGACCGCGTCCCTGC
The DNA window shown above is from Streptomyces showdoensis and carries:
- a CDS encoding cell division protein SepF, giving the protein MAGAMRKMAVYLGLVEDDGYDGRGFDPDDDFEPELEPEPERDRRHHQPPRQVEREEPVRVVAPPAPREPVSHSVPVLAESGRPARIAPVASITPERPSLEKNAPVIMPKVVSEREPYRITTLHPRTYNEARTIGEHFREGTPVIMNLTEMDDTDAKRLVDFAAGLVFGLHGSIERVTQKVFLLSPANVDVTAEDKARIAEGGFFNQS
- a CDS encoding DivIVA domain-containing protein, which translates into the protein MPLTPEDVRNKQFTTVRLREGYDEDEVDAFLDEVEAELTRLLRENEDLRAKLAAATRAAAQNQQQQSMRKPPEQQDRPVGPGAPVPAAISGPPAQQQPPQMGPPQLPSGAPALPAGPMQGGPMQGGPMQGGPMGPGPMQGGPMGPGPMQGGPMQGGPMGHPQQQMQPMQPAQGPGGDSAARVLSLAQQTADQAIAEARSEANKIVGEARSRAEGLERDARAKADALERDAQEKHRVAMGSLESARATLERKVEDLRGFEREYRTRLKSYLESQLRQLETQADDSLAPARTPATASLPPSPSMASAGAPAPSFGGNGPMGGAPSYGGQQQMSPAMTQPMAPVRPQAPQPMQQAPAPMRGFLIDEDDN
- a CDS encoding YggT family protein, which translates into the protein MGVALQVVYIALMCFLVLLIFRLVMDYVFQFARSWQPGKAMVVVLEATYTVTDPPLKLLRRLIPPLRLGGVALDLSFFVLMIIVYILISIVSGFAR